From a region of the Trichoderma atroviride chromosome 6, complete sequence genome:
- a CDS encoding uncharacterized protein (EggNog:ENOG41~TransMembrane:6 (i168-189o195-216i237-259o271-294i314-334o340-366i)), whose product MTPDAKNTITHHPNVFNLQRLQPGSSRSSSKGPAAPNASSTGVEALEVKDQDPVERHHSALTDVESQFTATRNSRVPRLSAESDPYGLSLSYKTDSDLEQIKANSSRKRDSERGANGAQGNGPKRDHRKVRGFYENQNATIERMLKSVEEHVEEARVEQGEDQTKVKIAIYGSLAANIVLTALQLYAAITSGSLSLFTTMADAVFDPLSTLALILSNRAISKVDPRRFPAGKARLETVGNIVFCFLMSAVALIIIAFSARELASGDGDKKFHLPSVISVCAAFATKFCLFLYCWSLKDKYSQVNILWQDHRNDLLVNGFGILTSVGGAKLEWWIDPIGAILLSLLTSGIWLYTAFNEFLLLVGVVAPLDMQQLITYVCLTHSDAVEGIDTVRVYHSGPRLIAEVDIVMDASRTLRDTHDVAEELQFKLESLPDVERAYVHIDYETTHKPEHAYKKDL is encoded by the coding sequence ATGACGCCCGACGCAAAAAACACCATCACGCACCACCCCAATGTCTTCAACCTCCAGCGTCTGCAACCAGGctccagccgcagcagctcgaaAGGACCTGCCGCCCCAAATGCTTCTAGCACCGGCGTCGAGGCTCTCGAAGTGAAGGACCAAGATCCGGTCGAGCGCCACCACTCCGCCCTCACCGATGTAGAGAGCCAGTTCACCGCAACCCGCAACTCTCGCGTTCCGCGTCTATCAGCCGAAAGCGACCCCTACGGACTATCTCTATCCTATAAAACGGATTCGGATCTCGAGCAAATCAAGGCCAACTCATCTCGAAAGAGGGACAGTGAGCGAGGTGCCAATGGAGCCCAGGGAAATGGCCCAAAGCGCGACCACCGCAAAGTCCGCGGCTTTTACGAGAATCAAAACGCCACCATCGAGCGAATGCTGAAGTCGGTTGAAGAGCACGTAGAGGAAGCCCGTGTCGAGCAAGGGGAGGACCAGACAAAGGTCAAGATTGCCATCTATGGCTCGCTTGCAGCCAACATTGTCCTCACCGCCCTCCAGCTCTATGCCGCCATCACCTCCGGATCGCTGTCTCTGTTCACCACCATGGCGGATGCTGTTTTTGACCCGCTTAGCACCCTCGCTCTCATTCTGTCCAACCGCGCTATTAGCAAGGTGGACCCGCGACGCTTTCCTGCTGGCAAGGCGCGACTCGAGACGGTGGGCAACATTGTCTTCTGCTTTCTCATGAGCGCCGTggccctcatcatcatcgccttctcAGCTAGAGAGCTAGCCTCCGGGGATGGCGACAAGAAGTTCCATCTCCCGTCGGTCATCTCCGTTTGTGCGGCCTTTGCGACCAaattctgcctcttcctgTACTGCTGGTCTCTAAAGGACAAATACAGCCAGGTCAACATTCTGTGGCAGGATCACCGCAACGATCTGCTTGTTAATGGCTTTGGTATCTTGACTTCGGTAGGTGGTGCAAAGCTGGAATGGTGGATTGATCCCATCGGTGCTAttctcttgtctctcctgACTTCTGGCATCTGGCTCTACACTGCCTTCAACGAGTTCCTGCTACTGGTTGGCGTTGTTGCGCCTCTAgacatgcagcagctcatcacaTATGTGTGCCTGACCCACTCGGATGCCGTTGAGGGCATTGATACGGTTCGAGTCTACCACTCGGGGCCGCGGCTGATTGCCGAAGTGGACATTGTCATGGATGCATCGCGGACGCTTAGAGACACGCACGATGTCGCAGAAGAGCTGCAGTTCAAGCTCGAGAGCCTGCCCGACGTTGAGCGGGCCTACGTTCATATTGACTACGAGACCACTCACAAGCCGGAGCACGCCTACAAGAAGGACCTTTGA
- a CDS encoding uncharacterized protein (MEROPS:MER0036114): MATTTEGQFKVGDASFYTKTWTPTNPVVAKVIFVHGFSEHINRYNDFFAKLAEHGIQVFAWDQRGWGRSVTKPAEKGLTGPTARVVADVAAFIQDKLPSDVPVFVMGHSMGGGEVLTLAGDAQYKQLVGQIRGWVLEAPFIGFSPTEVPSSLKVFVGRLVGRLLPRQQLKHVVPPEHLSRDPQVVESIRNDALCHNTGTLEGLAALLDRTATLAGGGVKLGADVRSLFLTHGTNDLTCSYDAAVKFVNGQTAVEDKETKSYEGGYHQLHADLCKDEFTKDVIDWIVKRSKIEPKL; this comes from the exons ATGGCGACGACTACTGAGGGCCAGTTCAAGGTCGGCGATGCGAGCTTCTACACAAAGACATGGACG CCGACGAACCCCGTGGTAGCCAAGGTCATCTTCGTCCACGGCTTCAGCGAGCACATCAACCGCTACAATGACTTCttcgccaagctcgccgagCACGGCATCCAGGTCTTTGCATGGGACCAGCGCGGCTGGGGCCGCAGCGTGACGAAGCCCGCCGAGAAGGGCCTCACGGGGCCGACGGCGCGGGTCGTGGCCGACGTGGCCGCCTTTATCCAGGACAAGCTGCCCTCGGACGTGCCTGTCTTCGTCATGGGCCACTccatgggcggcggcgaggtcCTCACGCTGGCGGGGGACGCGCAGTACAAGCAGCTGGTGGGCCAGATCCGCGGCTGGGTGCTCGAGGCGCCCTTCATCGGCTTCTCGCCCACCGAGGTGCCCAGCTCGCTCAAGGTGTTTGTCGGGAGACTGGTCGGACGCCTGTTgccgcggcagcagctcaagcatGTGGTGCCTCCGGAGCATCTGAGCCGCGACCCGCAGGTGGTTGAGTCGATTAGGAACGATGCGCTGTGCCACAACACGGGCACGCTGGAGGgcttggcggcgttgctggATCGGACGGCGACGCTGGCAGGCGGAGGCGTCAAGTTGGGGGCCGATGTGCGTTCGCTGTTTTTGACGCATGGCACCAATGACTTGACGTGCAGTTATGATGCGGCTGTCAAGTTTGTGAATGGGCAGACGGCTGTTGAGGATAAGGAGACCAAGTCTTACGAGGGCGGGTATCATCAGCTTCATGCGGATCTGTGCAAGGACGAGTTCACAAAGGATGTGATTGATTGGATAGTGAAGCGATCCAAGATAGAGCCCAAGCTGTAA
- a CDS encoding uncharacterized protein (TransMembrane:6 (i183-209o229-255i309-325o331-349i408-430o450-471i)): MNAGALRRALPPRLASQAQESTAFARASLSQCFSTSETLVRQPQFLGPSIAVPRSLPAFTPAAFHTLAGSLRTTQSHSGISAQSPLGHGHILQLARHFSSTSPAARELQSNSQDATPRTVEPVKQAKDAENETSEEFQKSERAANAAHVNLAARLSKEGKAPAKAGMREIWRLLSIAKPEARWLGLAFCFLVVSSGVTMLIPFSVGRILDISTKGSIDDVDIFGLSLNQFFIALGGVLTLGAMTSFGRIILLRIIGERVVARLRSQLYRRTYVQDAEFFDANRVGDLISRLGSDSVIVGKSITSNLSDGLRAIFSGGAGFAIMIWTSAKLTGILCLMFPPIAIGAFFYGRAIRNVSRAIQQNLGTLTKIAEERLGNIKTSQAFVGEVQEVGRYNKQVRKIFALGRKESYIAATFFSSTGWAGNMTLLAMLVVGGNLVRSGAMSLGDLTSFMMYTAFAGSSLFGLSGFYSELMKGVGAASRLFELQDRKPNIHQTVGLPVRSAQGNIRFSNVHFAYPTRPAVKIFNGLDFEIASGSNVCVVGPSGGGKSTVASLLLRFYNPTSGSITINGVDISTMNVKSLRRRIGVVSQEPVLFSGTIAENIAYGKPHASRAEIISAARRANCTFISDLPDGLETQVGARGSQLSGGQKQRIAIARALLKDPDILILDEATSALDAESETLVNEALAKLLGGNNTTISIAHRLSTIKRSDLIIVLNKDGMVAEIGSYVKLAADKESAFSKLMEWQMSGGEIPVKRPSTEATSHITEFEEIEDDLARDEDAERFVEETEEANREKAAQSTEDKSGRP, translated from the coding sequence ATGAATGCCGGGGCGCTGCGAAGAGCGCTGCCTCCCAGGCTAGCATCGCAGGCGCAAGAATCAACAGCTTTTGCTCGAGCATCTTTGTCGCAATGCTTCTCGACCTCCGAAACTCTTGTGCGCCAGCCGCAGTTCCTTGGGCCCTCAATTGCTGTTCCGCGCTCTCTTCCCGCTTTTACTCCCGCCGCATTTCATACTCTTGCAGGATCTTTACGGACGACTCAATCGCACTCTGGCATTTCAGCCCAATCACCTCTCGGACATGGACACATTTTACAGCTGGCTCGGCATTTCTCTAGCACTTCGCCCGCTGCACGGGAACTTCAATCAAATTCTCAGGATGCGACTCCGCGGACGGTAGAGCCTGTGAAGCAGGCAAAGGACGCCGAGAACGAGACCAGCGAAGAATTCCAAAAGAGCGAAAGGGCAGCTAATGCGGCGCATGTCAACCTGGCTGCTAGGTTgtcaaaagaaggaaaggcTCCGGCAAAAGCTGGCATGAGAGAAATCTGGAGATTGCTCTCGATTGCCAAGCCAGAAGCTCGTTGGCTAGgtttggccttttgctttctggTGGTTTCCTCTGGCGTTACCATGCTCATCCCGTTTTCCGTTGGACGCATCTTGGATATCTCGACCAAGGGCAGCATCGACGACGTTGACATCTTTGGCCTTTCTTTGAATCAGTTTTTCATTGCTTTGGGCGGAGTTCTGACGCTCGGCGCAATGACCAGCTTTGGACGAATCATTCTGCTGCGTATCATTGGAGAGAGAGTTGTCGCCAGACTACGATCTCAGCTCTACAGGCGGACTTATGTTCAAGATGCCGAATTCTTCGATGCTAACCGGGTTGGTGATCTCATATCGCGACTTGGATCTGACTCGGTCATTGTTGGCAAGTCCATTACGTCCAACTTGAGCGATGGTCTTCGAGCAATCTTCAGTGGCGGCGCCGGATTCGCAATCATGATCTGGACAAGTGCCAAGCTTACCGGTATCTTATGTCTCATGTTTCCGCCCATTGCTATCGGCGCCTTCTTTTACGGACGAGCTATTCGAAACGTGAGCAGGGCGATACAGCAAAATCTCGGTACCCTGACAAAAATCGCAGAAGAGCGACTCGGAAACATCAAGACCAGCCAGGCATTTGTTGGAGAGGTTCAAGAAGTTGGACGGTACAACAAACAGGTCCGCAAGATTTTTGCTCTTGGTAGGAAGGAGTCATACATTGCCGCAACGTTCTTTTCTTCGACGGGCTGGGCCGGCAACATGACCCTCCTAGCCATGCTTGTTGTTGGAGGAAATCTCGTGAGATCCGGTGCCATGTCCTTGGGAGATTTGACCTCGTTCATGATGTATACCGCATTTGCAGGTTCCAGTCTGTTTGGTCTCTCAGGCTTCTACTCGGAGCTTATGAAGGGTGTTGGCGCTGCGAGCCGTTTATTCGAACTGCAGGATCGAAAGCCCAACATTCATCAGACAGTTGGACTTCCCGTCAGGTCTGCCCAGGGCAACATACGATTCTCCAATGTTCATTTTGCTTATCCTACTCGACCGGCTGTAAAAATTTTCAACGGCTTGGATTTTGAGATTGCGTCTGGAAGCAACGTCTGCGTTGTTGGTCCATCTGGAGGCGGCAAATCCACAGTGGCGTCTTTGTTATTGCGATTCTACAATCCTACGTCCGGATCCATCACCATTAACGGCGTTGATATCTCGACCATGAACGTCAAATCGCTAAGGCGACGCATCGGCGTTGTGTCTCAGGAGCCTGTTCTGTTCTCCGGTACTATTGCCGAGAATATCGCTTACGGAAAGCCACATGCAAGCCGCGCGGAAATCATCTCTGCTGCTAGGAGAGCCAACTGTACGTTCATCAGCGATCTGCCTGACGGCTTAGAAACCCAGGTTGGCGCCCGTGGATCGCAGCTCTCAGGTGGCCAAAAGCAGCGCATTGCCATAGCCAGGGCGTTGCTCAAGGACCCTGATATTTTGATTCTTGACGAGGCCACTTCAGCTCTCGATGCGGAATCAGAAACATTGGTCAACGAGGCCCTCGCTAAGCTCCTCGGAGGCAATAACACTACGATATCCATTGCCCACCGACTGTCTACGATCAAACGGTCTGatctcatcatcgtcctGAACAAGGATGGCATGGTGGCGGAGATTGGCAGCTACGTCAAGCTTGCTGCCGATAAAGAAAGCGCCTTTAGCAAGCTGATGGAGTGGCAAATGAGCGGCGGCGAGATCCCGGTAAAGCGGCCCTCAACGGAAGCTACAAGCCACATCACCGAAtttgaggagattgaagacgaCCTTGCTAGAGACGAGGACGCGGAACGATTTGTCGAAGAAACCGAAGAAGCGAACCGAGAGAAGGCTGCTCAATCAACAGAAGATAAATCAGGGCGTCCTTGA
- a CDS encoding uncharacterized protein (EggNog:ENOG41~BUSCO:EOG092D4824): MADRFPSLEDFDSGAQTDIKDVSDEPSAEDFLAREKALLGDDANQFTTSDDANVLAETGGDLLGETAAAESSFESQFPDLANPAAGLAGVDGNIMTGPSVSYNSGYQTYAADEEEPEVIKQWRESRDAQIAKRSEQFAAQREETIKEAQQNIDDFYDNYNSKKEKGIAQTRKEAEEFLANREDTVSGGTSWDRIAKLVDISGKGATGGAAGSGKERFREMLMSLRKDEKAPGATGY, from the exons ATGGCCGACCGTTTCCCTTCTCTCGAGGACTTCGACTCTGGAG CGCAAACCGATATCAAAGATGTTTCCGACGAGCCCTCCGCCGAGGATTTCCTTGCCAGAGAAAAGGCTCTCCTAGGCGATGATGCGAATCAGTTCACGACCAGTGATGACGCAAACGTATTGGCTGAGACTGGTGGAGACCTCTTGGGAGAGACCGCCGCTGCCGAATCTTCATTCGAATCTCAATTCCCAGACCTCGCCAACCCTGCCGCT GGCCTGGCAGGCGTGGATGGGAACATCATGACCGGCCCTTCTGTGAGCTACAACTCCGGTTACCAAACATATGCAGCCGATGAGGAGGAGCCAGAGGTCATCAAGCAGTGGAGAGAGAGCCGAGACGCGCAGATTGCGAAGCGGTCCGAGCAGTTCGCTGCTCAGCGAGAGGAGACGATAAAGGAAGCTCAGCAGAACATCGATGACTTCTACGACAACTACAActccaagaaagagaaaggcaTTGCGCAGACACgtaaagaggcagaggagtTCCTTGCGAACCGGGAGGATACCGTTTCTGGTGGCACGAGCTGGGACCGCATCGCAAAGCTGGTTGATATTAGCGGAAAGGGGGCCACTGGCGGAGCCGCCGGATCTGGCAAGGAGCGTTTCCGTGAAATGCTCATGAGTCTGCGCAAGGACGAAAAGGCACCAGGCGCAACTGGCTACTGA
- a CDS encoding uncharacterized protein (TransMembrane:1 (i36-56o)), with amino-acid sequence MSMINAKNKVTEHQRFYQQAYKAHTRLWMINPRSRWYMVPYLAALWGGFGATLYAASRKVAGHNTWFSKD; translated from the exons ATGAG CATGATCAACGCCAAGAACAAGGTGACGGAGCACCAGCGCTTCTACCAGCAGGCCTACAAGGCGCACACCCGTCTGTGGATGATT AACCCACGCAGCCGCTGGTACATGGTTCCCTACCTGGCTGCCCTCTGGGGAGGCTTCGGTG CTACCCTGTACGCCGCCAGCCGAAAGGTCGCTGGACACAACACTTGGTTCAGCAAGGACTAA
- a CDS encoding uncharacterized protein (EggNog:ENOG41), protein MRRALPSRSNRLEPTRIVSKPSAQRLQTRLRQYFQHSSALVRPSTTPATNRILHRAPNFVLGGFDRNPWRALSAGKPSSLLQPSEWREYGSLGQARQRRDVPLGVLPSNESLAARIDKTLQDTEADIQPYDVATWEAVCGVLSDMYGPDGVWAVFQSIWQSGKHKIITFNDAEALRCKILSAALSSESRLSLLFAAARQLVAQENFQWPGLYTKIVHFFLERGDYEKAVRWDESLAPIFPAGAEEFGALLATFVIKPTPEMQSTLTALYVSGANRQLYDHVIPALFASGQSKLARTWRKKLVLFKDVPFTAKSRPFLLFLANYYPHVPLTESELAVAELNRGWLAAEPEEDESFFEVDRKGVHRKGSHSDAFIAKWFASTWTSLEFAINLIYKLGVRTIGPRALQSLALRDPDTKEVASRIAQVERLGIRISSQSYCKILIAFARNGEDDLLIDLLHCDIHPDEFDDMETRHTLMAEAARTGDWKMERLLQGIEWAIETGPTSRRLNSLLRSEISKRSLGKAREVLDRMEALKISMAQASATGLLKRVFWKLDSHPQRSQRAPQSDGGSRDFDDPFLDRALNVIRRISCHDVAIPIRYWKMLLYKLGRSRRLDELEQLSLEIMQFYTPRTEG, encoded by the coding sequence ATGCGAAGAGCCTTGCCGTCTAGATCAAATCGCCTAGAACCGACCCGAATCGTTTCCAAGCCCTCGGCGCAAAGATTGCAGACAAGGCTTCGGCAATATTTTCAGCATTCTTCTGCCCTAGTTCGCCCATCTACTACTCCAGCAACAAATCGTATTCTACATCGAGCTCCTAACTTTGTTCTTGGAGGCTTTGATCGGAATCCATGGCGAGCACTCTCTGCTGGGAAACCAAGTtccttgctgcagccatcagAATGGAGAGAATACGGGAGTCTAGGGCAGGCGCGGCAGCGACGTGATGTACCATTGGGTGTTCTACCGTCAAACGAATCCCTCGCAGCAAGAATCGACAAGACTCTTCAGGATACAGAGGCAGATATTCAACCCTACGATGTCGCCACTTGGGAGGCTGTATGCGGCGTGCTGTCTGATATGTATGGCCCTGATGGCGTTTGGGCCGTCTTTCAGTCTATTTGGCAGAGTGGGAAACATAAAATCATTACCTTTAACGATGCCGAAGCCCTGCGTTGCAAAATCTTGTCAGCTGCGTTAAGCTCTGAATCAAGACTGTCTTTGCTTTTCGCTGCGGCTCGACAGCTTGTTGCTCAGGAGAATTTCCAATGGCCTGGGCTTTACACGAAAATTGTCCACTTTTTCCTAGAACGCGGCGATTATGAAAAGGCAGTTCGCTGGGATGAATCACTGGCTCCTATCTTTCCAGCTGGAGCGGAAGAATTTGGAGCCTTACTAGCAACCTTTGTTATCAAGCCAACTCCCGAGATGCAGAGCACTCTGACAGCGCTTTATGTCTCCGGCGCCAATCGCCAACTATACGACCATGTAATACCGGCTCTCTTCGCTTCCGGCCAGTCCAAATTGGCCCGTACATGGCGGAAAAAGCTTGTCTTGTTTAAAGATGTTCCATTCACAGCAAAGTCGCGTCcgtttctcctttttctcgCCAACTACTATCCCCATGTGCCGCTCACAGAGAGTGAGCTAGCTGTTGCCGAACTCAACCGTGGGTGGTTAGCTGCTGAAcccgaagaagatgaatcgTTCTTCGAAGTCGATAGAAAAGGAGTCCATAGAAAGGGATCCCATAGTGATGCTTTCATCGCAAAATGGTTTGCCAGCACATGGACATCTCTGGAATTTGCAATCAACCTCATATATAAGCTTGGAGTCCGCACTATTGGCCCACGCGCGTTACAGTCTCTTGCGCTACGAGACCCAGATACCAAGGAAGTTGCGTCTCGTATAGCTCAGGTGGAGAGACTGGGCATCAGAATCTCTTCTCAATCGTACTGCAAGATTTTGATTGCTTTCGCCAGGAATGGAGAGGACGATCTACTGATTGATCTACTTCACTGCGACATTCACCCCGACGAATTTGATGATATGGAAACTCGGCATACTCTCATGGCTGAGGCCGCCAGGACAGGAGATTGGAAGATGGAGCGACTTCTTCAAGGCATCGAGTGGGCTATCGAAACTGGACCAACATCTCGACGCCTCAACTCCCTGCTCAGGAGCGAGATTTCTAAGCGAAGTTTAGGCAAGGCGAGAGAGGTTCTCGACCGTATGGAAGCACTGAAAATCAGCATGGCCCAAGCCAGTGCGACTGGGCTCCTCAAGAGAGTGTTTTGGAAGCTCGACTCTCACCCTCAGCGATCTCAACGAGCACCGCAAAGTGATGGTGGATCGCGTGACTTTGATGATCCCTTTTTGGATAGAGCCTTGAATGTCATCCGCCGCATTTCTTGCCACGACGTTGCAATCCCTATTCGATACTGGAAGATGCTCCTCTACAAGCTGGGACGCTCAAGACGTCTTGACGAATTAGAACAACTGAGCTTGGAAATCATGCAATTCTACACCCCCCGTACGGAGGGTTAG
- a CDS encoding uncharacterized protein (BUSCO:EOG092D3JQI~TransMembrane:1 (i318-335o)), translating into MWRDRTNLYISYRQSYAHHPNQRSKYAQGGFSDAYSSSSFAHEDRRGLLSSGAFEDDGDAVIEMDLLPPRWSDISDDITELLAEIATKSQRLDKLHQTHVLPGFDDDETKRAEEVQIERLTQDITKGFHQCHQRIQKLEAMVRESKQSDSISRAEETMAKNIQISLATRVQDASANFRKKQSAYLKKLRGMGGLGAISPIDRPTSPMPGSSYMDPSLQESDADRSFSQSTLQVAMQQKTLHSNDTAIAQREREIEEIAQGIIELSDLFRDLQTMIIDQGTMLDRIDYNVERMNTEVKAADKELIIASGYQKRSIKRKVILLLLLLVAGLFILLLVKPKKNRD; encoded by the exons ATGTGGCGCGACCGCACAAACCT CTACATCTCCTACCGGCAGTCGTACGCTCATCATCCCAACCAACGATCCAAATATGCCCAGGGCGGCTTCTCGGACGCCTactcgagcagcagctttgcgcACGAAGACCGGCGCGGGCTGCTCTCGAGCGGCGCATtcgaagatgatggcgacgcTGTAATCGAGATGGacctgctgccgccgcggtGGTCGGACATCTCGGACGACATCACAGAGCTGCTCGCCGAGATTGCCACAAAGAGCCAGCGCCTCGACAAGCTGCACCAGACGCATGTGCTCCCGGgcttcgacgacgacgagaccAAGCGGGCCGAGGAGGTGCAGATCGAGAGACTCACCCAAGACATCACAAAGGGCTTTCACCAGTGCCACCAGCGGATCCAGAAGCTTGAGGCCATGGTTCGCGAGTCGAAGCAGTCcgacagcatcagcagagcCGAGGAGACAATGGCGAAGAACATACAGATATCCCTTGCCACAAGGGTCCAAGATGCAAGTGCAAACTTtagaaagaagcagagcgcATATCTCAAGA AACTCCGCGGAATGGGTGGCCTCGGCGCAATCAGTCCCATTGACCGTCCAACATCTCCAATGCCGGGCTCTTCCTACATGGACCCGTCCCTTCAAGAATCAGATGCCGACCGGTCCTTCTCCCAATCGACGCTACAGGTAGCCATGCAGCAAAAGACGCTGCACTCAAACGACACCGCCATCGCCCAGCGGGAGCGAGAAATCGAAGAAATCGCACAAGGCATCATCGAGCTGTCCGACCTTTTCCGAGATCTCCAGACCATGATCATTGACCAGGGCACCATGCTGGACCGGATCGACTATAACGTTGAGCGCATGAACACAGAAGTCAAAGCTGCCGATAAAGAGCTGATAATAGCGTCTGGCTATCAGAAAAGGAGTATTAAGAGGAAGGTTATACTCTTGCTACTGCTATTGGTTGCGGGCCTATTCATTCTGCTTTTGGTCAAACCTAAGAAGAATAGGGACTAG
- a CDS encoding uncharacterized protein (EggNog:ENOG41): MLYRILPNRSFTRLAVPLLHPGSSLCGRSFNSLGAATMGKQREGHLERTAAEPRDADFHEVRLGRVEQVNERVRLFRLDLVSGPIKFLPGQWLDTYIPDVPKAGGFTITSAPSAALTGPSPYLELAVQESPENEPAAWLWRPVGEILGARLRVRVGGRFVFPPQSGGEGVAASVLKRVVFVAGGVGVNPLVSMLSYIAEGHERDAAALDVSFMYASKMPTSGNLSDIVFLDRITRDFGEGKVKGKVKLFITAARDVATSQQQQETRYINGAPVEMQPRRLTIADIGEAIGGEDHEGTVVYVCGPPPMTDELVEKLAAVMDSRRVLTERWW; encoded by the exons ATGCTCTACAGAATCTTACCCAACAGATCCTTTACACGATTGGCAGTGCCTCTGCTTCACCCTGGCTCTTCACTCTGCGGGCGGTCATTTAATAGCTTAGGCGCAGCAACCATGGGAAAGCAGCGAGAGGGGCATCTTGAGAGGACCGCGGCTGAGCCGAGAGATGCA GATTTCCATGAGGTGCGGCTGGGTCGGGTTGAGCAAGTCAATGAGAGAGTGAGGCTGTTTCGACTAGATCTTGTATCTGGTCCTATAAAG TTCTTGCCCGGCCAATGGCTCGACACATACATCCCCGACGTGCCCAAAGCAGGCGGCTTCACCATCACATCCGCCCCTTCAGCCGCTCTCACGGGCCCATCGCCGTACTTGGAGCTCGCGGTGCAGGAATCGCCCGAGAACGAACCCGCGGCCTGGCTGTGGCGACCCGTGGGCGAAATTCTGGGCGCGAGGCTGCGTGTTCGCGTGGGTGGCAGGTTCGTCTTTCCTCCCcagagcggcggcgagggTGTTGCTGCTTCTGTTTTGAAGAGAGTCGTTTTCGTTGCTGGTGGCGTGGGAGTGAATCCCCTGGTGAGCATGCTGAGCTACATTGCCGAGGGCCATGAGCGAGATGCTGCCGCTCTGGATGTGAGCTTCATGTACGCAAGCAAGATGCCAACGAGCGGCAATCTCTCCGATATTGTCTTCCTCGATAGGATTACTCGGGATTTTGGAGAGGGTAAAGTGAAGGGCAAGGTGAAGCTGTTTATAACAGCTGCTAGAGACGTTGCAACttcacagcagcagcaagagacgAGATATATCAATGGAGCTCCAGTGGAGATGCAGCCGCGCCGCCTTACGATTGCGGATATTGGCGAAGCAATTGGAGGCGAGGACCATGAAGGGACTgttgtgtatgtgtgtgGACCGCCGCCAATGACGGATGAGCTGGTTGAGAAGCTCGCGGCGGTGATGGATTCGCGCCGTGTTTTGACGGAGAGATGGTGGTGA